The Oryzias melastigma strain HK-1 linkage group LG13, ASM292280v2, whole genome shotgun sequence genome window below encodes:
- the nop53 gene encoding ribosome biogenesis protein NOP53 — translation MAAARRLKRAAVSQPGFLGLKSNVEPSDLVSSRRKRVNKNKKKNWSKHSDINDVEDFLEDIRHQERTTGGLLSEKPDDTLFFLDVGQTEKAENKEPEPVQGEKGKRRVQRPLRIDLILQHDSKVPPPKNVTAYQQPNAKKLRRIAQKAEQLAAKGVLPRRQKRLLNRRPADKTVKKAEANNNPDREFYSMWGDKEEEVTDPADPWYLQQTGKRVVPRPEKLNQKPSVLPAVEVIAPGGSYNPDFLAHQALLQEAHDVEVQKQKQEDKLQRQLAVRKEDRATEETILHEQVEGLVEDEDEEDAVAPNEDEADSAVAAIAVAEKKTERQRKKEKAEKIKVQLRQASRRQTEQQQQLFQLRSIKSSIKQQELKTKSRRIQRKARQEAQKAQPRRLGKLKFQAQDLEVQLSDELAASLRQLKPEGSILKDRFKSLQKRNLIEPRERAKFKRRLKVKYVEKRAFRQIT, via the exons atggcggctgcCAGGAGGCTGAAACGTGCCGCGGTTTCTCAGCCCGGATTTTTAGGCTTAAAATCTAACGTCGAGCCCTCGGACCTGGTTAGCAGTCGAAGAAAACGCGTCAAcaagaacaagaagaaaaactggAGCAAACACAGTGACATAAATGACGTAGAGGACTTTCTGGAAGACATCAGGCATCAGGAGAGAACCACAGG GGGTCTGCTGTCCGAGAAACCAGATGATACCTTGTTCTTTCTGGATGTTGGTCAGAcggaaaaagctgaaaacaaag aaccagaacccgtCCAAGGAGAAAAAGGTAAACGAAGAGTTCAGCGTCCCCTGAGGATAGACCTGATCCTTCAGCATGACTCCAAGGTCCCACCTCCTAAAAA TGTGACGGCCTACCAGCAGCCAAATGCCAAGAAGCTTCGCCGAATCGCCCAGAAGGCAGAGCAGCTGGCAGCCAAAGGTGTGTTACCACGACGACAGAAACGTCTGCTGAACAGGCGGCCTGCAGACAAGACGGTGAAGAAGGCGGAGGCCAACAACAACCCCGACAGAGAATTCTACTCCATGTGGGgggacaaagaagaagaag TGACAGACCCGGCTGATCCCTGGTACCTTCAGCAGACGGGGAAGAGGGTGGTTCCG CGTCCAGAGAAGCTGAACCAGAAACCATCTGTGCTGCCCGCTGTGGAGGTCATTGCTCCTGGAGGGTCTTACAACCCAGACTTCCTCGCCCATCAG GCGCTGCTTCAGGAAGCCCACGACGTTGAGGTCCAGAAGCAAAAACAAGAAGACAAACTCCAGAGACAGCTGGCTGTCCGTAAAGAGGACAGAGCTACAGAG GAGACGATCCTTCACGAGCAGGTCGAAGGTTTGGTagaagatgaggatgaggaggatgcAGTAGCTCCTAACGAGGATGAAGCTGACTCGGCAGTGGCTGCCATCGCTGTAGCAGAGAAGAAGACGGAGAGACAGAGGAAGAaggagaaagcagaaaaaatcaaG GTGCAGCTGCGGCAGGCCAGCAGGCGGCAgacggagcagcagcagcagctcttccAGCTACGCTCCATAAAGAGCTCCATCAAACAGCAGGAGCTGAAGACCAAAAGCAGGCGGATACAGAGGAAGGCCAGACAGGAGGCCcagaaagctcagcccagacggCTCGGCAAACTCAA GTTCCAGGCCCAGGACCTGGAGGTCCAGCTGAGCGATGAGCTGGCTGCATCCCTGAGGCAACTCAAG CCAGAGGGCAGCATTCTCAAGGACCGCTTCAAGAGTCTGCAGAAGAGGAACCTCATTGAACCCAGAGAACGGGCCAA GTTCAAGAGGAGACTCAAGGTCAAATACGTGGAGAAAAGAGCCTTTCGGCAAATCACATGA
- the LOC112149337 gene encoding histone H3.3A encodes MARTKQTARKSTGGKAPRKQLATKAARKSAPSTGGVKKPHRYRPGTVALREIRRYQKSTELLIRKLPFQRLVREIAQDFKTDLRFQSAAIGALQEASEAYLVGLFEDTNLCAIHAKRVTIMPKDIQLARRIRGERA; translated from the exons ATGGCTCGTACAAAGCAGACTGCCCGTAAGTCCACTGGAGGCAAAGCCCCACGTAAGCAGCTGGCCACAAAGGCTGCTCGGAAAAGTGCGCCCTCCACCGGAGGGGTCAAGAAGCCCCATCGCTACAG GCCTGGAACCGTGGCTCTGCGAGAGATCCGTCGTTACCAGAAGTCCACCGAGCTGCTGATCCGTAAGCTCCCCTTCCAGCGTCTGGTCAGAGAGATTGCCCAGGACTTCAAGACGGACCTGCGTTTCCAGAGCGCCGCCATCGGAGCTCTGCAG GAGGCCAGCGAGGCTTACCTGGTGGGTCTGTTTGAGGACACCAACCTGTGCGCCATCCACGCCAAACGTGTCACCATCATGCCCAAAGACATCCAGCTGGCACGCCGCATCCGTGGCGAGCGTGCCTAA
- the LOC118599545 gene encoding histone H3.3A-like (The sequence of the model RefSeq protein was modified relative to this genomic sequence to represent the inferred CDS: added 28 bases not found in genome assembly) — protein sequence MARTKQTARKSTGGKAPRKQLATKAARKSAPSTGGVKKPHRYRPGTVALREIRRYQKSTELLIRKLPFQRLVREIAQDFKTDLRFQSAAIGALQEASEAYLVGLFEDTNLCAIHAKRVTIMPKDIQLARRIRGERA from the exons ATGGCTCGTACAAAGCAGACTGCCCGTAAGTCCACTGGAGGCAAAGCTCCACGTAAGCAGCTGGCCACAAAGGCTGCTCGGAAAAGTGCCCCCTCCACCGGAGGGGTCAAGAAGCCCCATCGCTACAG GCCTGGAACTGTGGCTCTGCGAGAGATCCGTCGTTACCAGAAGTCCACCGAGCTGCTGATCCGTAAGCTCCCCTTCCAGCGTCTGGTCAGAGAGATCGCCCAGGACTTCAAGACAGACCTGCGTTTCCAGAGCGCCGCCATCGGAGCTCTGCAG GAGGCCAGTGAAGCCTACCTGGTGGGTCTGTTTGAGGACACCAACCTGTGCGCCATCCACGCCAAACGTGTCACCATCATGCCCAAAGACATCCAGCTGGC